From one Misgurnus anguillicaudatus chromosome 2, ASM2758022v2, whole genome shotgun sequence genomic stretch:
- the LOC129442716 gene encoding uncharacterized protein C1orf21 homolog, which produces MGCTSAKQLSSVPSDEEGRGKAYSNGDAFSDEYKLKEVEKVKYMHGEEERMNTRNQENLEKSTFLHKGRHKDATGNSNKISIHSSESQQEFFKMLDEKIEKGRDYCSEDEDMT; this is translated from the exons ATGGGCTGCACCTCAGCCAAGCAGTTGTCATCAGTTCCCAGTGATGAAGAGGGTCGGGGCAAGGCTTACAGCAATGGAGATGCCTTCTCT gATGAGTACAAATTGAAAGAAGTTGAGAAGGTTAAATACATGCATGGAGAAGAGGAGCGCATGAACACACGAAACCAAGAGAACTTG GAAAagagcacatttttgcacaaggGCAGGCATAAAGATGCCACAGGAAATAGTAATAAGATAAG TATCCACTCTTCAGAGAGTCAGCAGgagtttttcaaaatgctgGATGAGAAGATTGAAAAG GGACGGGACTACTGTTCGGAGGATGAAGATATGACATAG
- the tsen15 gene encoding tRNA-splicing endonuclease subunit Sen15 isoform X1: protein MDDANRADVPNWIQQHRVYQDMMRLDVGDSAQGYAAFLVYMDLTEVRGWSEVLPVSCPELQAVLLEGREKDGDTVQIIYPLRSHRTIKHRELRCILDRGGPVLLCAVASDSSLVYQKLCDGFLTPDPPVDIKDQGRRQHRKRKLQTILKNSC from the exons ATGGATGACGCAAATCGTGCAGATGTTCCGAACTGGATCCAGCAGCACCGCGTG TACCAAGACATGATGCGTCTGGACGTAGGTGACAGTGCTCAAGGATACGCTGCTTTCCTAGTGTACATGGATCTGACAGAAG TTCGTGGCTGGTCAGAGGTGCTGCCCGTTTCCTGTCCAGAGTTGCAGGCGGTTCTGCTGGAAGGGCGAGAGAAAGATGGAGACACGGTTCAGATAATCTACCCACTACGTTCACACAGAACCATCAAACACCGAGA GTTACGGTGTATTTTGGACAGAGGTGGCCCGGTGCTCTTATGTGCCGTAGCGTCCGACTCCAGTCTGGTGTACCAGAAGCTGTGTGATGGCTTTCTGACCCCTGATCCTCCAGTAGACATCAAAGATCAAGGCCGTCGACAGCATCGTAAACGGAAGTTACAAAC cattttgaaaaactcCTGCTGA
- the tsen15 gene encoding tRNA-splicing endonuclease subunit Sen15 isoform X2: MDDANRADVPNWIQQHRVYQDMMRLDVGDSAQGYAAFLVYMDLTEVRGWSEVLPVSCPELQAVLLEGREKDGDTVQIIYPLRSHRTIKHRELRCILDRGGPVLLCAVASDSSLVYQKLCDGFLTPDPPVDIKDQGRRQHRKRKLQT; encoded by the exons ATGGATGACGCAAATCGTGCAGATGTTCCGAACTGGATCCAGCAGCACCGCGTG TACCAAGACATGATGCGTCTGGACGTAGGTGACAGTGCTCAAGGATACGCTGCTTTCCTAGTGTACATGGATCTGACAGAAG TTCGTGGCTGGTCAGAGGTGCTGCCCGTTTCCTGTCCAGAGTTGCAGGCGGTTCTGCTGGAAGGGCGAGAGAAAGATGGAGACACGGTTCAGATAATCTACCCACTACGTTCACACAGAACCATCAAACACCGAGA GTTACGGTGTATTTTGGACAGAGGTGGCCCGGTGCTCTTATGTGCCGTAGCGTCCGACTCCAGTCTGGTGTACCAGAAGCTGTGTGATGGCTTTCTGACCCCTGATCCTCCAGTAGACATCAAAGATCAAGGCCGTCGACAGCATCGTAAACGGAAGTTACAAACGTAA
- the acbd5b gene encoding acyl-CoA-binding domain-containing protein 5-B isoform X1, whose amino-acid sequence MDDPKSVQRRFEAAVKVIRSLPGDGAYELSDDMILMLYSYYKQATAGPCNTIKPNSWDSINKAKWEAWKALGNMSKDQAMMEYVQEIQLIIETLPVTDGMADLMDALDPFYEIVEEDEAVSSKPAPLSTGSINDDEDDDDDAASEEEDESDSSYEHIEDEVEMVDADLRTLAEAGGRLPMLNVSEEMSVSSLTSETHSSLNTEEQEEELVYGLEPSTEPLEFCSSENSHSDEDILTKYKSQTDESDNEMHSDSKEHPTKPEKGSGVPRVHLADISVAGANIQEQQGGNREAQCGSQDGKPQGVTPPVPHPPAIGTVQTDRMSVSRGRGCLLDGTNTPAEQDNLTEHSCQGDGECWEMGASKDRQAFNTQIAMALSQLEDNMQDVLKRLTILEVLTASQAKSIPGWPIKSQNKRLPRWPLDLSPTSVVLAVMWPFAVHWLVQFYLQKRRIWLTYNPVK is encoded by the exons ATGGATGATCCTAAATCTGTCCAAAGGAGGTTTGAAGCTGCTGTCAAAGTGATCAGAAGTTTGCCTGGAGATG GTGCCTATGAACTTTCCGATGATATGATTCTTATGTTATACAGTTACTACAAACAAGCCACAGCAGGACCATGTAACACCATTAAACCCAATTCTTGGGATTCTATTAATAAAGctaaatg GGAGGCTTGGAAAGCCTTAGGAAACATGTCCAAAGATCAAGCCATGATGGAATATGTTCAAGAAATACAGCTG ATAATTGAAACCCTTCCGGTCACAGATGGGATGGCAGATTTAATGGATGCTCTTGACCCATTTTATGAGATAGTGGAGGAAGATGAAGCTGTATCCAGTAAACCAGCTCCATTATCCAcag GAAGTATTAATGACgacgaagatgatgatgatgatgctgCTTCAGAAGAAGAAGATGAAAGTGACAGTTCTTATGAACATATAGAAGATGAAGTTGAGATGGTGGACGCtg ATTTAAGGACATTGGCAGAAGCAGGGGGACGTTTACCAATGTTAAATGTCAGTGAGGAGATGAGCGTATCCTCTTTGACCAGTGAGACTCATAGTTCTTTAAACACTGAGGAGCAGGAAGAGGAGCTGGTGTACGGCTTGGAGCCCAGCACAGAGCCTCTAGAGTTCTGCTCATCTGAAAACTCCCATAGTG ATGAGGACATTCTTACCAAATACAAATCTCAAACCGATGAATCAGATAACGAAATGCACAGTGACTCAAAGGAACACCCAACAAAACCTGAAAAG GGTTCAGGAGTTCCCAGGGTCCATTTGGCAGATATAAGTGTGGCTGGGGCCAACATTCAGGAGCAACAAGGGGGAAACAGAGAAGCTCAGTGTGGGAGTCAGGATGGAAAACCACAGGGTGTTACACCCCCGGTCCCCCACCCACCAGCAATTGGAACAGTCCAAACTGACAGAATGTCAGTAAGCAGAGGAAGAG GCTGTCTGTTAGATGGGACTAACACACCAGCCGAACAAGATAACTTGACCGAGCACAGTTGCCAAGGGGATGGTGAGTGCTGGGAGATGGGAGCAAGCAAGGACAGGCAGGCATTCAACACACAGATCGCCATGGCCCTGTCACAGTTAGAGGACAATATGCAGGATGTGCTGAAAAGACTAACCATACTGGAAGTACTGACTGCATCACAA gcTAAAAGTATCCCTGGTTGGCCCATAAAATCTCAAAATAAG agATTACCCCGGTGGCCATTAGACTTGTCGCCTACCTCTGTAGTGCTGGCTGTTATGTGGCCCTTTGCTGTGCACTGGCTTGTGCAGTTTTACTTACAGAAGAGGAGAAT aTGGTTAACATACAATCCAGTGAAGTGA
- the acbd5b gene encoding acyl-CoA-binding domain-containing protein 5-B isoform X2, whose amino-acid sequence MDDPKSVQRRFEAAVKVIRSLPGDGAYELSDDMILMLYSYYKQATAGPCNTIKPNSWDSINKAKWEAWKALGNMSKDQAMMEYVQEIQLIIETLPVTDGMADLMDALDPFYEIVEEDEAVSSKPAPLSTGSINDDEDDDDDAASEEEDESDSSYEHIEDEVEMVDADLRTLAEAGGRLPMLNVSEEMSVSSLTSETHSSLNTEEQEEELVYGLEPSTEPLEFCSSENSHSDEDILTKYKSQTDESDNEMHSDSKEHPTKPEKGSGVPRVHLADISVAGANIQEQQGGNREAQCGSQDGKPQGVTPPVPHPPAIGTVQTDRMSVSRGRDGTNTPAEQDNLTEHSCQGDGECWEMGASKDRQAFNTQIAMALSQLEDNMQDVLKRLTILEVLTASQAKSIPGWPIKSQNKRLPRWPLDLSPTSVVLAVMWPFAVHWLVQFYLQKRRIWLTYNPVK is encoded by the exons ATGGATGATCCTAAATCTGTCCAAAGGAGGTTTGAAGCTGCTGTCAAAGTGATCAGAAGTTTGCCTGGAGATG GTGCCTATGAACTTTCCGATGATATGATTCTTATGTTATACAGTTACTACAAACAAGCCACAGCAGGACCATGTAACACCATTAAACCCAATTCTTGGGATTCTATTAATAAAGctaaatg GGAGGCTTGGAAAGCCTTAGGAAACATGTCCAAAGATCAAGCCATGATGGAATATGTTCAAGAAATACAGCTG ATAATTGAAACCCTTCCGGTCACAGATGGGATGGCAGATTTAATGGATGCTCTTGACCCATTTTATGAGATAGTGGAGGAAGATGAAGCTGTATCCAGTAAACCAGCTCCATTATCCAcag GAAGTATTAATGACgacgaagatgatgatgatgatgctgCTTCAGAAGAAGAAGATGAAAGTGACAGTTCTTATGAACATATAGAAGATGAAGTTGAGATGGTGGACGCtg ATTTAAGGACATTGGCAGAAGCAGGGGGACGTTTACCAATGTTAAATGTCAGTGAGGAGATGAGCGTATCCTCTTTGACCAGTGAGACTCATAGTTCTTTAAACACTGAGGAGCAGGAAGAGGAGCTGGTGTACGGCTTGGAGCCCAGCACAGAGCCTCTAGAGTTCTGCTCATCTGAAAACTCCCATAGTG ATGAGGACATTCTTACCAAATACAAATCTCAAACCGATGAATCAGATAACGAAATGCACAGTGACTCAAAGGAACACCCAACAAAACCTGAAAAG GGTTCAGGAGTTCCCAGGGTCCATTTGGCAGATATAAGTGTGGCTGGGGCCAACATTCAGGAGCAACAAGGGGGAAACAGAGAAGCTCAGTGTGGGAGTCAGGATGGAAAACCACAGGGTGTTACACCCCCGGTCCCCCACCCACCAGCAATTGGAACAGTCCAAACTGACAGAATGTCAGTAAGCAGAGGAAGAG ATGGGACTAACACACCAGCCGAACAAGATAACTTGACCGAGCACAGTTGCCAAGGGGATGGTGAGTGCTGGGAGATGGGAGCAAGCAAGGACAGGCAGGCATTCAACACACAGATCGCCATGGCCCTGTCACAGTTAGAGGACAATATGCAGGATGTGCTGAAAAGACTAACCATACTGGAAGTACTGACTGCATCACAA gcTAAAAGTATCCCTGGTTGGCCCATAAAATCTCAAAATAAG agATTACCCCGGTGGCCATTAGACTTGTCGCCTACCTCTGTAGTGCTGGCTGTTATGTGGCCCTTTGCTGTGCACTGGCTTGTGCAGTTTTACTTACAGAAGAGGAGAAT aTGGTTAACATACAATCCAGTGAAGTGA
- the acbd5b gene encoding acyl-CoA-binding domain-containing protein 5-B isoform X3: MDDPKSVQRRFEAAVKVIRSLPGDGAYELSDDMILMLYSYYKQATAGPCNTIKPNSWDSINKAKWEAWKALGNMSKDQAMMEYVQEIQLIIETLPVTDGMADLMDALDPFYEIVEEDEAVSSKPAPLSTGSINDDEDDDDDAASEEEDESDSSYEHIEDEVEMVDADLRTLAEAGGRLPMLNVSEEMSVSSLTSETHSSLNTEEQEEELVYGLEPSTEPLEFCSSENSHSDEDILTKYKSQTDESDNEMHSDSKEHPTKPEKGSGVPRVHLADISVAGANIQEQQGGNREAQCGSQDGKPQGVTPPVPHPPAIGTVQTDRMSVSRGRGCLLDGTNTPAEQDNLTEHSCQGDGECWEMGASKDRQAFNTQIAMALSQLEDNMQDVLKRLTILEVLTASQAKSIPGWPIKSQNKRLPRWPLDLSPTSVVLAVMWPFAVHWLVQFYLQKRRM; encoded by the exons ATGGATGATCCTAAATCTGTCCAAAGGAGGTTTGAAGCTGCTGTCAAAGTGATCAGAAGTTTGCCTGGAGATG GTGCCTATGAACTTTCCGATGATATGATTCTTATGTTATACAGTTACTACAAACAAGCCACAGCAGGACCATGTAACACCATTAAACCCAATTCTTGGGATTCTATTAATAAAGctaaatg GGAGGCTTGGAAAGCCTTAGGAAACATGTCCAAAGATCAAGCCATGATGGAATATGTTCAAGAAATACAGCTG ATAATTGAAACCCTTCCGGTCACAGATGGGATGGCAGATTTAATGGATGCTCTTGACCCATTTTATGAGATAGTGGAGGAAGATGAAGCTGTATCCAGTAAACCAGCTCCATTATCCAcag GAAGTATTAATGACgacgaagatgatgatgatgatgctgCTTCAGAAGAAGAAGATGAAAGTGACAGTTCTTATGAACATATAGAAGATGAAGTTGAGATGGTGGACGCtg ATTTAAGGACATTGGCAGAAGCAGGGGGACGTTTACCAATGTTAAATGTCAGTGAGGAGATGAGCGTATCCTCTTTGACCAGTGAGACTCATAGTTCTTTAAACACTGAGGAGCAGGAAGAGGAGCTGGTGTACGGCTTGGAGCCCAGCACAGAGCCTCTAGAGTTCTGCTCATCTGAAAACTCCCATAGTG ATGAGGACATTCTTACCAAATACAAATCTCAAACCGATGAATCAGATAACGAAATGCACAGTGACTCAAAGGAACACCCAACAAAACCTGAAAAG GGTTCAGGAGTTCCCAGGGTCCATTTGGCAGATATAAGTGTGGCTGGGGCCAACATTCAGGAGCAACAAGGGGGAAACAGAGAAGCTCAGTGTGGGAGTCAGGATGGAAAACCACAGGGTGTTACACCCCCGGTCCCCCACCCACCAGCAATTGGAACAGTCCAAACTGACAGAATGTCAGTAAGCAGAGGAAGAG GCTGTCTGTTAGATGGGACTAACACACCAGCCGAACAAGATAACTTGACCGAGCACAGTTGCCAAGGGGATGGTGAGTGCTGGGAGATGGGAGCAAGCAAGGACAGGCAGGCATTCAACACACAGATCGCCATGGCCCTGTCACAGTTAGAGGACAATATGCAGGATGTGCTGAAAAGACTAACCATACTGGAAGTACTGACTGCATCACAA gcTAAAAGTATCCCTGGTTGGCCCATAAAATCTCAAAATAAG agATTACCCCGGTGGCCATTAGACTTGTCGCCTACCTCTGTAGTGCTGGCTGTTATGTGGCCCTTTGCTGTGCACTGGCTTGTGCAGTTTTACTTACAGAAGAGGAGAATGTAA